CTTAGTACAGCATTTTGTAAGTTTGTTCCGGGGTAACTATTCACCTTGTTCCCCATGTCACTGCGAGCCAGAGGCGAAGCAGTCTCTATCCTGGCATTGGAGATTGCGCCGCTTTGCTTACGGGCTACGCCCTACTAAGAAACTGCCGGGGGGCTTGGGGGGTGCTCCCCCATTAGTTTCTTTTTCCGGTTGAATAAGGCCCTGGCCTTATGGAACCCTCGCAATGACATGCCAAGAAAGTGAAGAGTTGCCCCTGCTGGTATTAAATCACACTCCGCCATGAATAGCAAGAGGCGGCAGAGGGCGCGTCCCAGTTTTTGGGCAATCCCGTAGGGGCGACCGGCCGGTCGCCCCTACCTACCAAAATTTGGGGCAGGCCCAATGGCGAACACGGAGACGAACAGGCCGATGAAATCTGAGGCAACCAAAACCAGGCTGTTGCGGCTGGGATCGTTTGGGCTGTTCGTTCTGCTGGCCTGGCCCCGGCTGAGCAGGCTCGACGTTTTTATGACGGCGGATGAATACCTGTGGGTTGAACGAACGCGAAACTTTTTGCTCTTTCTGGCCGACGGCAATTGGCTCAGGACGTTTCAAACCGGACATCCCGGCGTTACCACCACCTGGTTGGGGGGACTGGGTTTGGGCCTATACTATCACTTTGTCGCCGGCTCAACATTGCCGGAGGCGTTATCCGGCCTGAACTTATGCACCTTTGCCCCGGACATGCTCCCTTTGCTGCGCTTGCCTATGGTGGCAGTCACCTTACTTTGTTTATTCATTTCCGTAAAACTGGGGCAAAAGCTGTGGGGCAATGAAGTGGCGTGGTTGAGTTTACTGCTGCTGGCCCTGGACCCCTTTTACCTGGCCCACTCCCGCACCCTCCACCACGACGCCCTGGTGTCTGCCTGGCTGCTGGTGGCCGTGCTCAGCATATTGGTCTATGCTCTGCGCAGCCCGGCCTGGGGCTATTTGCTTCTGGCCGGGGTGGCCACCGGCCTGGCCCTGCTTTCAAAAGCAACGGCTCTTTTTCTATTGCCCTTCACCGGACTGGTTTTGGCCGTTATGGCCCTCAAGCCCAAAAGTGGGCCAGAAGCATTGGCCCAAATAACCAAACGTACAATTTGGGCGGCAATGGGGTGGGGAGTGGCGGCAAGTTTAATTGTCTATGCCCTGTGGCCTGCCATGTGGGTTGACCCGCTGAGCGTGTTGTTAAAAACCGGGCACATGATCCAGAGTTACGCCCAGACCCCTCATGCTAACGGCGTCTTTTTCCGGGGTCAGGTTGTGGGCGACCCCGGCCTGCTTTTTTATGGGCTGGCCATCCTGTTCAGGCTGACGCCGCCGGTTTTGTTTGGGGTGGCCCTGGCCCTGCTCTTTTGGCTGAGCGACTTTTGGCCCCGGGCCGCCCCGCCCCATCCCCCAGCCTCTCCTGCCGGCGATAGACTTGGTCTGGGCCTGTTACTCCTGGCCGCCGTGGGCTTTATTCTTTTTTTAGGACTGGGGGCCAAAAAACAGGAACGCTACGCCTTGCCCGCCATCCTGATGCTGGACGTGGCGGCGGCGTGGGGGTTGGCCCGTTTGTGGGGTTGGTTAAAACTATGGCAGCCGGGACGATTTACCTCGAAGGGGGCCGCCGGTTTGGGGCTGAGCGCGGTTTTATTGCTGCAAGCGGCCACCACTCTGCCCCACCAGCCTTATTACCTGACCTATTACAACCCGCTTTTGGGCGGCGGAGCGGCCGCCCGCAACACCATCACCGTTGGCTGGGGCGAAGGCCTGGACCGGGCGGCGGCTTATTTGAATCGCCAGCCCCAGGCCGAACGCCTGCAAGTGACCACCCTCATGCACACCGCCCTGGCCCCTTTTTTTGCCGGAAACACGTTGGGCTATCGCCCGCAGGCGGACAAGGCGGCCCTGCTGGCCCTGGCCAGCGACTACGCGATCCTTTACCTGCCCGACGTGCAGCGCGATTTACCCAACCCGGCCTGGCCGGCTTTCATCCGGCGGTATGGCGTTTTGGAACACGTGGTCCGCCTGCACGGCCTAGAATATGCCTGGCTTTACCGCATGCCCGCCATCAAACTCACCCTCCCCCCCTCCCCCTCATCCTCCCCCATTCTGGGTTACCACCTGCTCCCCGCCCGGGTGACGGCCGGGCAGACCCTGACCATGACCCTCTATTTTACGGGCGACCCGCCCACCCCGGCCCAATTGTCCATTCCCATGGTTGACGAGCGCGGCCAAACCGGGTTTTGGGCCAACCTGACCCCGGCCCCTGAAACGTCTCCCGCTCCGCCCGATCAGGCTTTCCCCCTCCGGGCAGCCGCTTATAACTTTATCGTTACCGATCCCGGTTTGAGCGGTCTCTACTGCCC
This region of Anaerolineae bacterium genomic DNA includes:
- a CDS encoding glycosyltransferase family 39 protein is translated as MKSEATKTRLLRLGSFGLFVLLAWPRLSRLDVFMTADEYLWVERTRNFLLFLADGNWLRTFQTGHPGVTTTWLGGLGLGLYYHFVAGSTLPEALSGLNLCTFAPDMLPLLRLPMVAVTLLCLFISVKLGQKLWGNEVAWLSLLLLALDPFYLAHSRTLHHDALVSAWLLVAVLSILVYALRSPAWGYLLLAGVATGLALLSKATALFLLPFTGLVLAVMALKPKSGPEALAQITKRTIWAAMGWGVAASLIVYALWPAMWVDPLSVLLKTGHMIQSYAQTPHANGVFFRGQVVGDPGLLFYGLAILFRLTPPVLFGVALALLFWLSDFWPRAAPPHPPASPAGDRLGLGLLLLAAVGFILFLGLGAKKQERYALPAILMLDVAAAWGLARLWGWLKLWQPGRFTSKGAAGLGLSAVLLLQAATTLPHQPYYLTYYNPLLGGGAAARNTITVGWGEGLDRAAAYLNRQPQAERLQVTTLMHTALAPFFAGNTLGYRPQADKAALLALASDYAILYLPDVQRDLPNPAWPAFIRRYGVLEHVVRLHGLEYAWLYRMPAIKLTLPPSPSSSPILGYHLLPARVTAGQTLTMTLYFTGDPPTPAQLSIPMVDERGQTGFWANLTPAPETSPAPPDQAFPLRAAAYNFIVTDPGLSGLYCPLVPGFPFELAAVSPSGAGKCWYYQPPPPGRGCVQIRPSR